From Brassica rapa cultivar Chiifu-401-42 unplaced genomic scaffold, CAAS_Brap_v3.01 Scaffold0020, whole genome shotgun sequence, a single genomic window includes:
- the LOC117129550 gene encoding uncharacterized protein LOC117129550: MEGNYKVITVPVALKGGSNYLLWSRLVKTAIGRLGLWSHITDDATKPVAKDGEGGEGVGDQVAAAEKMWIQEDLMVLSVLQGSLEEHLLEAYSYCETPKHLWEVLQKTFGNVTNLNRVYEIKKAINTLVQDGEEFTMHLGKYRSLWSELESLRPSTTDQELLMERREQDQVFGLLLTLDPPFNDVIMHMLRMPSLPSMEEVCAQIQKEEGSLGLFGGKGDMALSNKAEAIQANKAAYRGEERKFSGNCDHCKKPGHKRSQCWILHPHLKPAKFNKEREGRAHLSAETSEAGASGAGSSGLAGESEGRALTSHHQGAVKNMDHEVIKKSDIDALIKALKESGY; encoded by the exons atggagggaaactacaaggtcattacagttcctgttgcgttgaagggtggtagtaactaccttttgtggtcaaggctggtgaagacagccattgggaggctagggctttggagtcacatcacggatgatgcAACCAAGCCAGTGGCTAAAGACGGAGAAGGAGGTGAAGGTGTTGGAGATCAAGTTGCTGCTGCCGAGAAGATgtggattcaagaagacttgatggtgctttcagtgctacaagggtcccttgaagagcatctcttggaggcctacagctactgcgagactccaaaacacctgtgggaggtactccaaaagacttttgggaatgttaccaatctgaaccgtgtgtatgagatcaagaaagccatcaacacactggtacaagatggagaggagttcaccatgcatttgggcaagtatagatccttgtggtctgagcttgaatcgttgaggccaagcaccactgatcaagagctactcatggagaggcgggagcaggatcaggtgtttggattGCTGTTGACACTAGATCCTCCAttcaatgatgtgatcatgCACATGTTGAGGATGCCGAGTCTCCCATctatggaggaagtgtgtgcgcagattcagaaggaagaggggtcacttggtttgtttggagggaaaggagacatggctctgtccaacaaggctgaagcaatccaagcaaacaaagccgcttaccgtggagaggaaaggaagttcagtggaaactgtgaccattgcaagaagccgggacacaagaggagtcagtgctggatcctacaccccCATCTGAAGCCGGCCAAattcaacaaggagagagagggaagagctcacctttctgcagagacaagtgaagccggcgcatcaggagctggttcatctggtcttgcgggtgaaagtgaaggaagagccttaacctctcaccaccaaggagctgtgaagaacatggatcatgaggtgatcaagaagtcaGACATTGATGCCTTGATCAAAGCCCTTAAAGAGTCTG gatattga